In the Plasmodium gaboni strain SY75 chromosome 13, whole genome shotgun sequence genome, TTATAAATTCctaaataataatgttctcatattttaatgaataaagacattttatatgtaaataaatttatatgttttaaattTCTTTTGGCACTATTTTGggtatattaaaaagaaaaaagaattttaATAGGACATTTTTAATAAGACATTTCTAAAAACATTCTTTGTTGTACATTTTATGCTCAACAATACctataaacataatatatatatatatatatatatatatatatatttatatatatacatatttgtTAATAACATTTTATTCTTTCGAAAAGTGAAAAATTTGATATTTcttaatttatatatcgATATATAATGACATTACCTCTGTGTattgaaataaataaataacacatgctaaaatatttataaataactaaaaaaaaaaaaaaaaaaaaaaatatataatatataatatatatatatttcaattATTTACATGTTAATATGTTCTTACGATTAAGGGTAAAATGAGGGTCGAAACAAGAGGCATAAATATAGCATTAAAAGGATATAAAAAGAAGTTAATAAAAGgtattaaatatataaagaatatggaaatgaaaaaaaagaatgatCCTGCAGTTATACTtgaacaaaaaattatttcttcttttatctttatttgaatattatcctagaaaacaaaaataacaaattatatgcaaaataaatatatatatatatatatatatatccaaGTGGCTATATGAAAATGTGTTTTTACCTTAATAAGTGGGTATATCAATGGGAGCatacaaaaaaatagtgaacataataaaaagaaaacctaataaaaaagtaaataaaataaaaatatatgacgttatttatattaataataaaaatgaatataaaaaatatagaaaaaaaaaaaaaaaaaaaactttattttttctgattgttttaataatatgtatttactgaataacataaaatatagaacataaatatatgtatacattttatttttaattttcattttattccttttttGTATTTCTTACGGGAAGTATCATAAcaatagaaaatataaggtataaaaaaaggggaaataaaatgattaaaatatttaaaattgAAAGGATACATAAGGTCTTATTATTTTCGAAAAAATGTTTGTAGTTTTGTAATGCCAAATCAAAACTGtctttatttaatacattCTAAGACACagaaaggaaaaaaaaaaaaaaaaaaaaaaaaattaaaaataataataatattatttgttatataaataaaacatataaattaaaatgtagatatattaaatacaGAATAGATAgcatattttttgaaataaagatatgaatacatatatatttatacaccacattataatatatatatatatatatatcaatattctatgtattattttatattatgttattctttattacatttttcaaataataaaatgtgTAATTTTTAAGAAAAGATGAACctaatttattatgtatacAATCCTTTTCATCGTAATTTATAAGGGCGTTTGGGGAATActtatcatttaaaatGGTTCCTTCGTTTATCCTTATCATTTGTTCTTGTTCatttgataaatataataataataatatatatgttatatataataaatacatacaatattatattgtgtatataattttttttttttggaaatatttaattaacAGAAACTTAAatcagaaaaaaaaaaaaaaaaaaaaa is a window encoding:
- a CDS encoding putative membrane protein (conserved Plasmodium membrane protein, unknown function), whose amino-acid sequence is MIRINEGTILNDKYSPNALINYDEKDCIHNKLGSSFLKNYTFYYLKNNVLNKDSFDLALQNYKHFFENNKTLCILSILNILIILFPLFLYLIFSIVMILPVFFLLCSLFFCMLPLIYPLIKDNIQIKIKEEIIFCSSITAGSFFFFISIFFIYLIPFINFFLYPFNAIFMPLVSTLILPLILFINILACVIYLFQYTEVLLSIKCTTKNVFRNVLLKMSY